One genomic region from Paraburkholderia azotifigens encodes:
- a CDS encoding MMPL family transporter: protein MLMARQWTKAQLWSLRAAWLVLALVASLYCAWRFMGPSPLETNLLALLPATEADPVAEKAVDTLANALGDRTVFLVTSKDADHAKAAAKQFGAALRKSGAFASVTAELPPFDMSQIGALYMPYRFNLLTRDDRDAIANGASNPASLHDALMQRIYNPVRGPLATQLADDPFGWLEHWLSALPLATSNLDLEDNMLVAHRDDTTSVLVVTTLPGSAYETQTQHAVLSAVAQAQAALKTAFPDAGIARTGAVFYAESARSASEREVHLIGVASACGIALLMLWVFRSPRLLLFGFVSTALGIVCALAATMLVFGKLHLLTLVFGASLIGEAVDYSIQYFVVYLGAGPGQRGGWNARLGARSVRPALSVALATSLLGYAILAWVPFPALKQIACFAIAGICTAFASVLWLLPVMLVKGPKRAQRRLFLRAATLLARWHAAIGGRRAWLVAGVLVLIAIPGWLRLTSDDDIHLLIQRDPALVAQEDQVRNAIGVDNTAQFFVVRGASQETVLQRAEALGVKLDALNGAQSVNGWQSVTQFVPSAQRQADARAVLARHVFDDPAALRSMLLQAGFRDEVADAWIASYAKSNAAPLTVERWLAAPWSQPYRHLWLGAVEARGERGYAAIVIPQRVTPENVNALIGTARSIEGVVFVDKAASVSKLFGAYRVDSGIWLAGALLLVLILLMVRYTSRGGIATTLPVLLAIGVTLAAFGYARVPLNLFNCLALMLVLGVGANYAVFLREGCLRDHADLGAVWTGVLLSAATTLLSFGMLALSAMPALKSFGATLALGILVSVLLAPIGMPPGRRRIA, encoded by the coding sequence ATGTTGATGGCGCGACAGTGGACCAAGGCGCAGTTGTGGAGCTTGCGGGCCGCATGGCTCGTGCTCGCGCTCGTCGCGTCGCTGTACTGCGCCTGGCGCTTCATGGGGCCGTCGCCGCTGGAGACGAACCTGCTCGCGCTGTTGCCCGCGACGGAAGCCGATCCCGTCGCCGAAAAAGCCGTCGACACGCTCGCCAACGCGCTCGGCGATCGCACGGTATTTCTCGTGACCAGCAAGGACGCCGATCACGCGAAGGCGGCGGCGAAGCAGTTCGGCGCGGCGTTGCGAAAGAGCGGCGCGTTCGCGTCGGTGACGGCCGAGTTGCCGCCATTCGACATGTCGCAGATCGGCGCGCTGTACATGCCGTATCGCTTCAATCTGCTGACGCGTGACGACCGCGACGCAATCGCCAATGGTGCGAGCAACCCGGCTTCGCTGCACGACGCGCTGATGCAACGTATCTACAACCCCGTACGCGGCCCGCTCGCGACGCAACTCGCCGACGATCCGTTCGGCTGGCTCGAGCACTGGCTATCCGCGCTGCCGCTCGCCACCTCGAATCTGGATCTCGAAGACAACATGCTTGTCGCGCATCGCGACGACACAACAAGCGTGCTCGTCGTCACGACGCTGCCGGGCTCCGCCTACGAAACGCAGACGCAGCACGCGGTGCTGTCGGCTGTTGCACAGGCGCAGGCAGCCTTGAAGACGGCCTTTCCCGATGCAGGCATCGCGCGTACAGGCGCTGTGTTCTATGCGGAATCGGCGCGCAGCGCATCGGAGCGCGAAGTGCATCTGATCGGTGTCGCGTCCGCGTGCGGCATCGCGCTGCTGATGCTCTGGGTGTTCCGCTCGCCGCGCCTGTTGCTGTTCGGCTTCGTGTCGACGGCGCTCGGCATCGTGTGTGCGCTGGCGGCGACGATGCTTGTGTTCGGCAAGCTGCATCTGCTGACGCTCGTGTTCGGCGCGAGTCTGATCGGCGAGGCCGTCGATTACTCGATTCAATATTTCGTCGTCTATCTCGGTGCAGGGCCCGGACAGCGCGGCGGCTGGAATGCGCGGCTGGGCGCGCGTTCGGTGCGTCCAGCCCTGAGCGTCGCGCTCGCGACGAGCCTGCTCGGCTACGCGATTCTCGCGTGGGTACCGTTCCCGGCGCTCAAGCAGATCGCGTGCTTTGCGATCGCCGGCATCTGCACGGCGTTCGCGTCCGTGCTGTGGCTGTTGCCCGTGATGCTCGTGAAGGGACCGAAGCGCGCGCAACGTCGTCTCTTCCTGCGCGCCGCGACGCTGCTCGCGCGCTGGCATGCGGCGATCGGCGGACGGCGCGCATGGCTCGTCGCGGGCGTACTCGTGCTGATCGCGATTCCCGGCTGGCTGCGCCTCACCAGCGACGACGACATCCATCTGCTGATCCAGCGCGACCCCGCGCTAGTCGCGCAGGAAGATCAGGTGCGCAACGCAATCGGCGTCGACAATACCGCGCAGTTCTTCGTCGTGCGCGGTGCGTCGCAGGAAACCGTATTGCAGCGTGCGGAAGCGCTGGGCGTGAAGCTCGACGCGTTGAACGGTGCGCAATCGGTGAATGGCTGGCAATCGGTAACGCAGTTCGTGCCGTCGGCGCAGCGTCAGGCCGACGCGCGCGCAGTGCTTGCGCGGCACGTCTTCGACGATCCCGCCGCGCTGCGCTCGATGCTGCTGCAAGCGGGGTTTCGCGATGAAGTCGCGGATGCGTGGATCGCTTCGTACGCGAAGTCGAACGCAGCGCCGCTGACGGTCGAACGCTGGCTCGCCGCGCCGTGGTCGCAGCCCTATCGCCATCTGTGGCTCGGTGCAGTCGAGGCGCGCGGCGAACGTGGCTACGCAGCCATCGTGATTCCGCAGCGCGTGACGCCTGAAAACGTCAACGCGCTGATCGGCACAGCGCGTTCAATCGAAGGTGTCGTGTTCGTCGACAAGGCCGCGAGCGTATCGAAGCTGTTCGGCGCGTATCGCGTCGACAGCGGCATCTGGCTCGCGGGCGCGCTGCTGCTCGTGCTGATTCTGCTGATGGTGCGCTATACGTCGCGCGGCGGCATCGCGACGACGCTGCCCGTACTGCTTGCGATCGGCGTGACCCTCGCCGCATTCGGCTATGCGCGCGTGCCGCTCAATCTGTTCAACTGCCTCGCGCTGATGCTCGTGCTCGGCGTCGGTGCAAACTATGCGGTATTTCTGCGCGAAGGCTGCCTGCGCGATCACGCGGATCTCGGCGCGGTCTGGACGGGCGTGCTGCTGTCCGCAGCGACGACGCTGCTGTCGTTCGGCATGCTGGCCTTGAGCGCGATGCCTGCACTGAAGAGTTTCGGCGCCACGCTGGCGCTCGGCATACTGGTGTCGGTGCTGCTCGCGCCGATCGGCATGCCGCCCGGAAGAAGGAGAATCGCATGA
- a CDS encoding acyl carrier protein, which translates to MTDTEILERIRAIFKENFAIEPERVTPEAHLFEELDLDSIDAVDLAIKLQEMTGRRIKPEEFKSVRTVGDVIVAVESLLAAQG; encoded by the coding sequence GTGACCGACACCGAGATCCTTGAGCGCATCCGCGCCATCTTCAAAGAAAACTTCGCGATCGAGCCCGAGCGCGTGACGCCCGAAGCGCACCTGTTCGAGGAACTCGATCTGGACAGCATCGACGCCGTCGATCTCGCGATCAAGCTGCAGGAGATGACGGGCCGCCGGATCAAGCCGGAGGAGTTCAAGTCGGTGCGCACGGTCGGCGACGTGATCGTCGCTGTCGAATCGCTGCTCGCGGCGCAGGGCTGA
- a CDS encoding glycosyltransferase family 2 protein: MSEVADVADVADVADVDFAPCVVIPIYNHKDAIGGTVERLLVHKLPIFVVDDGSDEATQAVLAKLACQYRDQMTLLRLPVNGGKGAAVMAGLRAAKRAGYTHALQIDADGQHDANDVPLFLDAARAEPGAVILGRPVYDESVPKSRLYGRYLTHVWVWIETLSFTIRDSMCGFRLYPLDAAFALIDSVRLPTRMDFDIEILVRLYWRRLAFRAIPTRVVYATDGVSHFDVLWDNVRISASHTRLACGMLLRLPMLLAHKFMPRKSGASPHSSGHHAKWWRVAERGSRLGMTLLALSCKLFGMRFTALWLHPVVGYFLLTGRDARAASHTYFTHLEQAAQGERTPRPGWRSAYRQMLAFAQSGLDKLAAWSGRIDSSDVVFDDSSAFDSLIESRRGALVIGAHLGNLEMTRALAAHGGHAKVTAIVYTEHAKRFNSVLSTASSDFAKRLVQVSDFGPETSMMMQERIDAGELLVIVGDRVPARESGRTTDAQFLGATAPFAQGPYVLAHALGCPVYLFFCLKERDERNRERYRLYFEPFAERIVLPRRERAQHIAAWAQRYASRLEHYCRKAPYQWFNFFDFWARPRKTITGAIPHGDANVRT; encoded by the coding sequence ATGAGCGAGGTGGCCGACGTGGCCGACGTGGCCGACGTGGCCGACGTGGATTTCGCGCCGTGCGTCGTGATTCCGATCTACAACCACAAGGATGCGATCGGCGGCACCGTCGAGCGCCTTCTCGTTCACAAGCTGCCCATTTTCGTCGTCGACGACGGCAGCGATGAAGCGACGCAAGCCGTGCTCGCGAAGCTCGCCTGCCAGTATCGCGACCAGATGACGCTGCTGCGTCTGCCTGTGAACGGCGGCAAGGGCGCCGCCGTGATGGCGGGTCTCCGTGCCGCGAAGCGCGCGGGCTACACGCACGCGTTGCAAATCGACGCCGACGGCCAGCACGATGCGAACGACGTGCCGCTTTTTCTCGACGCCGCGCGCGCCGAGCCGGGCGCCGTGATTCTCGGCCGTCCCGTGTACGACGAGAGCGTGCCCAAGTCGCGTCTGTATGGCCGCTATCTGACGCATGTGTGGGTGTGGATCGAAACGCTGTCGTTCACGATCCGCGATTCGATGTGCGGCTTCCGCCTCTATCCGCTCGACGCCGCGTTCGCGCTGATCGACAGCGTGCGGCTGCCGACGCGCATGGACTTCGACATCGAGATTCTGGTGCGTCTGTACTGGCGGCGTCTCGCGTTCCGCGCGATTCCGACGCGCGTCGTCTACGCGACGGACGGCGTGTCGCACTTCGACGTGCTGTGGGACAACGTGCGCATCAGCGCGAGCCATACGCGGCTCGCATGCGGGATGCTGCTGCGTCTGCCGATGCTGCTCGCGCACAAGTTCATGCCGCGCAAATCGGGCGCGTCGCCGCATTCGAGCGGCCATCATGCGAAGTGGTGGCGCGTCGCGGAACGCGGCAGCCGTCTCGGCATGACGCTGCTCGCGCTCAGTTGCAAGCTGTTCGGCATGCGCTTTACCGCGCTCTGGCTGCATCCCGTCGTCGGGTACTTTCTGCTGACGGGCCGCGATGCGCGTGCCGCGTCGCATACATACTTCACGCATCTCGAACAGGCCGCGCAGGGCGAGCGCACGCCGCGTCCCGGCTGGCGCTCCGCGTACCGTCAGATGCTCGCGTTCGCGCAATCGGGGCTCGACAAACTCGCCGCATGGTCGGGCCGCATCGATTCCAGCGACGTCGTGTTTGACGATTCATCCGCATTCGACTCACTCATCGAAAGCCGACGCGGCGCGCTCGTGATCGGCGCACATCTGGGCAACCTCGAAATGACGCGCGCGCTCGCCGCGCACGGCGGCCACGCGAAAGTCACGGCCATCGTCTACACCGAGCACGCGAAGCGCTTCAACAGCGTGCTGTCGACGGCGAGCAGCGACTTCGCGAAGCGTCTCGTGCAGGTGAGCGACTTCGGTCCCGAGACGTCGATGATGATGCAGGAGCGCATCGACGCGGGCGAACTGCTCGTGATCGTCGGCGACCGCGTGCCCGCGCGCGAATCGGGGCGTACGACCGACGCGCAGTTCCTCGGCGCAACGGCGCCGTTCGCGCAAGGGCCGTATGTGCTCGCGCATGCGCTCGGCTGCCCCGTGTATCTGTTCTTCTGTCTGAAAGAGCGCGACGAGCGTAACCGTGAGCGTTACCGGCTGTACTTCGAGCCGTTCGCGGAACGCATCGTCCTGCCGCGCCGCGAGCGCGCGCAGCATATCGCGGCGTGGGCGCAGCGCTATGCGTCGCGTCTCGAACACTATTGCCGCAAGGCGCCTTATCAATGGTTCAATTTTTTCGATTTCTGGGCGCGTCCCCGAAAAACGATAACGGGTGCAATCCCGCACGGAGACGCGAATGTCAGAACATGA
- a CDS encoding HAL/PAL/TAL family ammonia-lyase, whose product MSEHDLIDDARAHAASAASVPAPRAVVIGGRKLSIEEVVAIAKGRAPVALSGDPAWRSRIQRGADFLRRHLAAGETVYGVNTGYGDACVVDVPMELVEALPLQLTRYHGCGMGASLDDAQTLAVIAARLNSLAYGFSGVRPVLLERLADLVNHRVLPRIPSEGSVGASGDLTPLSYVAAALIGERDVMFNGTLRDAAGVWTQLGHAPLTLAPKEGLALMNGTAVMTGLACLAFARAEHLARLAARLTALSTVALDGRAAHFDAMIFEAKPHAGQADAAAWIRADLAGRDDTPGHRLQDRYSIRCAPHVIGVAVDALSWVRRDVENELNSANDNPLIDPDGERVLHGGNFYGGHIAFAMDALKTAVANLADLMDRQLALIVDDKFNNGLPRNLTGATPARAPINHGFKAVQISSSAWTAEALKHTMPASVFSRSTEAHNQDKVSMGTIAARDCLRVLELTEQVAAAHTLAAVQALKLRVRLNEATPVPAPLRAFADGVAALSPFVDEDRALESDLRALTARIADCALFEGGAHHE is encoded by the coding sequence ATGTCAGAACATGACCTGATCGACGATGCGCGCGCTCATGCCGCAAGCGCTGCGAGTGTCCCGGCGCCACGTGCGGTGGTGATCGGCGGACGCAAGCTGTCGATCGAAGAAGTCGTCGCGATTGCGAAGGGCCGCGCGCCGGTCGCGCTGAGCGGCGATCCCGCCTGGCGTTCGCGCATCCAGCGCGGCGCGGATTTTCTGCGCCGTCATCTCGCTGCGGGCGAAACGGTGTACGGCGTGAACACGGGTTACGGCGACGCGTGCGTGGTCGACGTGCCGATGGAACTCGTCGAGGCCTTGCCGCTGCAACTCACGCGCTATCACGGCTGCGGCATGGGCGCGTCTCTCGACGACGCGCAGACGCTCGCCGTGATCGCGGCGCGTCTGAACTCGCTCGCGTATGGCTTCTCCGGCGTGCGCCCGGTGCTGCTCGAACGGCTCGCCGATCTCGTCAATCATCGCGTGCTGCCGCGCATTCCGTCCGAAGGCTCGGTCGGCGCGAGCGGCGATCTGACGCCGCTGTCGTATGTGGCGGCGGCGCTCATCGGCGAACGCGACGTGATGTTCAACGGCACGCTGCGCGATGCCGCGGGCGTGTGGACGCAACTCGGTCACGCGCCGTTGACGCTTGCGCCGAAGGAAGGCCTCGCGCTGATGAACGGCACGGCCGTGATGACGGGCCTCGCGTGTCTCGCGTTCGCGCGAGCCGAACATCTCGCGCGGCTGGCCGCGCGTTTGACGGCGCTGTCGACGGTGGCGCTCGACGGCCGCGCCGCGCATTTCGACGCGATGATCTTCGAAGCGAAGCCGCACGCAGGCCAGGCCGATGCCGCCGCGTGGATTCGCGCGGATCTCGCGGGCCGCGACGATACGCCGGGCCATCGTTTGCAGGATCGCTATTCGATCCGCTGCGCGCCGCATGTGATCGGTGTGGCCGTCGATGCGCTGTCGTGGGTGCGCCGCGACGTCGAGAACGAACTCAATAGCGCGAACGACAATCCGCTGATCGATCCCGATGGCGAACGCGTGCTGCATGGCGGCAACTTCTACGGCGGCCATATTGCGTTCGCGATGGATGCGTTGAAGACGGCCGTCGCCAATCTCGCCGATCTGATGGACCGGCAACTCGCGTTGATCGTCGACGACAAATTCAACAACGGTTTGCCGCGCAATCTGACGGGTGCGACCCCGGCGCGCGCGCCGATCAATCACGGCTTCAAGGCGGTGCAGATTTCGTCGTCGGCATGGACGGCGGAAGCGCTCAAGCACACGATGCCTGCAAGCGTGTTCTCGCGTTCGACGGAAGCGCACAATCAGGACAAGGTCAGCATGGGCACGATCGCCGCGCGCGATTGCCTGCGCGTGCTCGAACTGACGGAGCAGGTCGCGGCGGCGCATACGCTCGCCGCCGTGCAGGCGCTGAAGCTGCGCGTGCGCCTCAACGAAGCGACGCCCGTTCCAGCGCCGCTGCGCGCGTTCGCGGACGGCGTCGCGGCACTGTCGCCGTTCGTCGACGAAGACCGCGCGCTCGAAAGCGATCTGCGCGCATTGACGGCGCGCATCGCCGATTGCGCGTTGTTCGAAGGGGGCGCGCATCATGAATGA
- a CDS encoding AMP-binding protein — MIALHELLSCERAGQVPVCRDDESDHTIDFAAFRARVFALALQLRETQARRYALCIDDPFDFACALFALFACGKTPVIPANATPGYLADLADAYDAVLTGADVRGRAAAQAPAATPLPIDPNAPLTLYTSGSSGAPKPIHKTLAQFDAEVHTLEREWGALVGDATMLASVPHHHIYGLLFRVMWPLAAGRAFDRAVCIEPQHVQARIDGCGATVVVSSPAQLSRWPALPGFAALAPAPRAFFSSGGPLSADAASEYASAFGAAPIEIYGSTETGGIAWRRQNETSSWRPVNGVDVRRGDDGALNVRSAHLGHDDWHRTDDAIAFDDEGRFRLLGRLDRVIKLDGKRVSLPEVEARLALHPYVAQAAVVPLAGASRERVGAVVALNEAGSEALRGEGRVALAKTLRRHLAAYFDVVVLPRHWRFRIALPFDARGKLPVAAVAAAFEPRAEGFEVLSEARTGDDLHYELRVPPALVHFEGHFPGLPILPGVVQLDWAIRLAAEHVTGVRDIESVDRLKFTAPVMPGAVLDLKLSHDAARRRVQFAYRIDGRDSSSGVIVYRERA, encoded by the coding sequence ATGATCGCGCTGCACGAACTGCTGTCGTGCGAGCGCGCGGGACAGGTGCCCGTCTGCCGCGATGACGAATCCGATCACACGATCGACTTCGCCGCATTCCGCGCGCGCGTTTTCGCGCTCGCACTGCAGTTGCGCGAAACGCAGGCCCGTCGCTATGCGTTGTGTATCGACGATCCATTCGACTTCGCGTGCGCATTGTTCGCGCTCTTCGCGTGCGGCAAGACGCCCGTGATTCCCGCAAACGCGACGCCCGGCTATCTCGCCGATCTCGCCGATGCCTACGACGCCGTGCTCACGGGCGCTGATGTCCGCGGGCGCGCCGCGGCGCAGGCGCCTGCCGCGACGCCGTTGCCCATCGATCCGAACGCGCCCCTCACGCTCTACACGTCGGGCAGCAGCGGCGCGCCGAAGCCGATCCACAAGACGCTCGCGCAGTTCGATGCCGAAGTACACACGCTCGAACGCGAGTGGGGCGCGCTCGTCGGCGACGCGACGATGCTCGCGAGCGTGCCGCATCATCACATCTACGGCTTGCTGTTTCGCGTGATGTGGCCGCTCGCGGCGGGGCGCGCGTTCGACCGCGCCGTGTGCATCGAACCGCAACATGTGCAGGCTCGCATCGACGGGTGCGGCGCGACCGTGGTCGTGTCGTCGCCCGCACAGCTGTCGCGCTGGCCTGCGTTGCCCGGCTTCGCAGCGCTCGCGCCTGCGCCGCGCGCATTCTTTTCATCGGGCGGTCCGCTTTCCGCCGACGCCGCCAGCGAATACGCGAGTGCATTCGGCGCCGCGCCGATCGAAATCTACGGCAGCACTGAAACGGGCGGCATCGCGTGGCGTCGTCAGAACGAGACGTCGTCGTGGCGGCCCGTCAACGGTGTCGACGTGCGGCGCGGCGACGATGGCGCGTTGAACGTGCGCTCGGCGCATCTGGGTCATGACGACTGGCATCGCACCGACGACGCCATCGCATTCGACGACGAAGGCCGCTTCCGCCTGCTGGGACGACTCGATCGCGTGATCAAGCTCGACGGCAAGCGCGTCTCTCTGCCCGAAGTCGAAGCGCGGCTCGCGCTGCATCCTTATGTCGCGCAGGCCGCCGTGGTGCCGCTCGCGGGCGCGTCGCGCGAACGCGTGGGCGCCGTGGTCGCGCTCAACGAAGCCGGCAGCGAAGCGCTGCGCGGCGAAGGGCGCGTCGCGCTCGCGAAGACGCTGCGCCGCCATCTCGCCGCGTATTTCGATGTGGTCGTGCTGCCGCGTCACTGGCGCTTTCGCATCGCGTTGCCGTTCGATGCGCGCGGCAAGCTGCCCGTCGCGGCAGTGGCGGCCGCGTTCGAGCCGCGCGCCGAAGGCTTCGAAGTGCTGTCCGAAGCACGCACGGGCGACGACCTCCATTACGAACTGCGCGTGCCGCCTGCGCTCGTGCATTTCGAAGGGCACTTTCCCGGCTTGCCGATTCTGCCCGGCGTCGTGCAACTCGACTGGGCGATTCGCCTCGCCGCCGAGCACGTGACGGGCGTGCGCGACATCGAATCCGTCGATCGCCTGAAATTCACCGCGCCCGTGATGCCGGGCGCCGTGCTCGACCTGAAGCTGTCGCACGATGCCGCGCGGCGGCGCGTGCAGTTCGCGTATCGCATCGACGGGCGCGACAGTTCGTCGGGCGTGATCGTGTACCGGGAGCGCGCATGA
- a CDS encoding phosphopantetheine-binding protein, with protein MDSLKLEIKQLLIEALDLEDLTPADIDDDAPLFDTDGVGLDSIDALEIGIVLRKHYQLTIAANDERTREHFRSINTLAALVASQRELAHESGDTTKKGE; from the coding sequence ATGGATTCTTTAAAGCTTGAAATCAAACAGCTTCTGATCGAAGCGCTCGATCTGGAAGACCTGACGCCCGCCGACATCGACGACGACGCGCCGCTCTTCGATACCGACGGTGTCGGTCTCGATTCGATCGACGCGCTCGAAATCGGCATCGTGCTGCGCAAACACTATCAATTGACGATCGCGGCGAACGACGAACGCACGCGAGAGCACTTCCGCTCGATCAATACGCTCGCGGCGCTGGTGGCAAGCCAGCGCGAGCTTGCGCATGAGTCGGGCGACACCACAAAGAAAGGGGAATGA
- a CDS encoding acyl-CoA thioesterase — protein MNERHPHKTLKASAIVEVPFHDVDAMNVCWHGHYLKYFEIGRAALLRAFDYDYREMQASGYLWPIVEAHLKYVRPATYGQRIDVRTELLEFENRLKIGYEIVDCATGTRLTKGTTIQVAIEAATQETQFVSPPVVFEKLERAWSR, from the coding sequence ATGAATGAACGCCATCCGCATAAGACGCTCAAGGCGAGCGCGATCGTCGAGGTGCCGTTTCATGACGTCGACGCAATGAATGTGTGCTGGCACGGCCATTATCTGAAGTACTTCGAGATCGGCCGTGCCGCGCTGTTGCGTGCCTTCGACTACGACTATCGCGAGATGCAGGCTTCGGGTTATCTGTGGCCGATCGTCGAGGCGCATCTGAAATACGTGCGGCCCGCCACGTATGGCCAGCGGATCGACGTGCGCACCGAACTGCTCGAATTCGAAAACCGCCTGAAAATAGGCTATGAGATCGTCGATTGCGCGACGGGCACGCGCCTGACGAAGGGCACGACGATCCAGGTGGCCATCGAAGCCGCGACGCAGGAGACGCAATTCGTGTCGCCGCCCGTGGTGTTCGAAAAGCTGGAGCGCGCATGGTCACGTTGA
- a CDS encoding membrane protein — MHAPRSHARGAPDDTQTPPATLTAAQNEKRPRGWAGFVLGVLAKLAYPAVILCAWFWDEPRFVGCLLFALLWLQRCAGTGAFGASLRKLTRIDWGVALMLSVASAAIVWTNSELLLRIYPSLVNLGLLIAFGATLVRGPTMIEKFARIGTPNLSEPAIRHTRRVTQIWCAFFLANGLFSLYTALYWPREAWSLYNGAIAYGLIGVLLVGEIAWRYLVILPRARRSEAA; from the coding sequence ATGCACGCGCCACGTTCGCACGCGCGCGGCGCTCCGGACGACACGCAGACGCCGCCCGCAACGCTGACTGCTGCGCAGAACGAAAAGCGCCCGCGCGGCTGGGCGGGCTTCGTGCTCGGCGTGCTCGCGAAGCTCGCGTATCCCGCCGTGATCCTGTGTGCGTGGTTCTGGGACGAGCCGCGCTTCGTCGGGTGCCTGCTGTTTGCGCTGCTGTGGCTGCAGCGTTGCGCCGGCACGGGCGCGTTCGGCGCGTCGCTGCGCAAGCTCACGCGCATCGACTGGGGCGTGGCGCTCATGCTCAGCGTCGCGTCGGCCGCCATCGTGTGGACCAATAGCGAACTGTTGCTGCGCATCTATCCGTCGCTGGTGAATCTCGGCTTGCTGATCGCGTTCGGCGCAACGCTCGTACGTGGTCCGACGATGATCGAAAAATTTGCGCGCATCGGCACGCCGAATCTGAGCGAGCCCGCGATCCGCCACACGCGCCGTGTGACGCAGATCTGGTGCGCGTTCTTCCTCGCGAATGGCCTGTTTTCCCTGTACACCGCGCTGTACTGGCCGCGCGAAGCATGGTCGCTCTATAACGGCGCGATTGCTTATGGGCTCATTGGCGTGCTGCTGGTGGGCGAAATCGCATGGCGTTATCTGGTGATCCTGCCGCGCGCCCGGCGCTCGGAGGCGGCATGA
- a CDS encoding lysophospholipid acyltransferase family protein, with protein MKAWLDYHWRLVATALAFTAFGICGLGFSLILFPIAWLWPHRASKQLAITAIIHAFFRALVAVLQWVGVMELDAHGVAALRRRRNDPAIVVANHPTWLDVMVLLSLTPRACCVVKSAHWGNPFFWGVVRAAEYVSNADPLELVEAGARQLERGYTMIIFPEGTRSPARNRMHTFSRGFAHMALKSGAPILPVLMDCDPPAFTKGMRWYNVPERAFRMRVNVLAPLGADAFAAHDEPPALAARTVTSAVEAHITQHLFDYGFFKA; from the coding sequence ATGAAGGCGTGGCTTGACTACCACTGGCGGCTCGTCGCGACAGCGCTCGCGTTCACGGCATTCGGCATCTGCGGACTCGGCTTTTCGCTGATCCTGTTTCCGATCGCCTGGCTGTGGCCGCATCGCGCGTCGAAGCAGCTGGCGATCACCGCGATCATTCACGCGTTCTTCCGCGCGCTCGTCGCCGTGCTGCAGTGGGTCGGCGTGATGGAACTCGATGCGCACGGCGTCGCGGCGCTGCGCCGCCGGCGCAACGACCCGGCCATCGTGGTCGCGAATCACCCGACGTGGCTCGATGTCATGGTGCTGCTGTCGCTCACGCCGCGCGCGTGCTGCGTCGTCAAGAGCGCGCACTGGGGCAATCCGTTTTTCTGGGGCGTCGTGCGCGCGGCCGAATACGTGAGCAATGCCGATCCGCTCGAACTCGTCGAGGCGGGCGCGCGGCAACTGGAACGCGGCTACACGATGATCATCTTTCCGGAAGGTACGCGCAGCCCGGCGCGCAACCGGATGCATACTTTTTCGCGCGGGTTCGCGCACATGGCGCTCAAGTCCGGCGCGCCCATTCTGCCCGTCCTGATGGACTGCGATCCGCCCGCGTTCACGAAGGGCATGCGCTGGTACAACGTGCCGGAGCGTGCGTTCCGCATGCGCGTCAACGTGCTCGCCCCGCTCGGCGCAGACGCGTTCGCCGCGCACGACGAGCCGCCCGCGCTGGCCGCCCGCACGGTGACGAGCGCCGTCGAAGCACATATCACACAGCACCTGTTCGACTATGGATTCTTTAAAGCTTGA
- a CDS encoding LolA family protein: MVTLNVRAASIAVLLAAASVSPFSVTHAATQAQAQNGNTALVSQVAARLAQTKGVRAQFTQTQTLSAMKQPLVSTGTLVFFRERGVIWRVDTPYKATYVIGDAGVSEVDANGKRISTKSAQGVRGVAQVSKMMRAMLGGDLSALYSQFDVDAQGTPSQWKLELNPNQPQLAQSIKGLQMTGGEFLQTLRITLANGDVTQIEFAKSEAISELAPAERTLLGAQ, translated from the coding sequence ATGGTCACGTTGAATGTTCGTGCGGCGTCGATCGCGGTGCTGCTCGCCGCAGCAAGCGTGAGCCCGTTTAGCGTCACGCACGCGGCAACGCAGGCGCAGGCGCAAAACGGCAACACGGCGCTCGTCTCTCAGGTCGCTGCGCGTCTCGCGCAAACCAAAGGCGTGCGCGCGCAATTCACGCAGACGCAAACGCTCTCCGCGATGAAGCAGCCGCTCGTCAGCACGGGCACGCTGGTGTTCTTCCGTGAGCGCGGCGTGATCTGGCGCGTGGACACGCCGTACAAGGCTACCTACGTGATCGGCGATGCCGGCGTGAGCGAAGTGGACGCGAACGGCAAGCGCATCAGCACGAAGAGCGCGCAGGGCGTGCGCGGCGTGGCGCAAGTGTCGAAGATGATGCGCGCGATGCTCGGCGGCGATCTATCCGCGCTGTACTCGCAGTTCGACGTCGATGCGCAGGGCACGCCGTCGCAATGGAAGCTCGAACTAAACCCGAACCAGCCGCAGCTCGCGCAATCCATCAAGGGCTTGCAGATGACGGGCGGCGAATTCCTGCAGACGCTGCGCATCACGCTTGCGAACGGCGACGTTACGCAGATCGAGTTCGCGAAGAGCGAGGCGATCAGCGAACTCGCGCCCGCCGAGCGCACGCTGCTGGGAGCACAATGA